The Catenulispora sp. MAP5-51 DNA window GGTGTAGGGCGTGTGGTCGATCTGGTTGTGGCTGACCGTGTCGTGCGCCGTGTAGCCGGAGTCGATGCCGATGCCGCCGTGGAACTCGACCGGGACGTCGAAGACGTGGTTGTCCGTCACCGAGTTGCCAGAAGTCTGCGACGCGCCGGTGGCCGTCGGCAGGTCGACGTTGCCGAGCTCGATCCCGGTGCCGGACACGTCGGTGACCACGTCGTCCTTGACCACGTCGTTCTGCGAGCCGTCGCCGAGGGCCAGGCCGGCCGCGCCGAGGTGGACGAAGGCGTCGCCGGTGAACTGGATGTGCTGGTCGTAGGTCAGCGAGACGTTGCCGGGGATCTGGGTCCACGCCGCGTAGGGGCACGATCCGAGCGTGTAGCTCGACGGCGGCACATGGCACAGCCCCTGCGAGGCCGCCCCCTTCGCTCCGGTCACCTGGTAATTCGCCTGGATCTCGGAGAAGCCGTCGCTGGTGCCCTGGGTGTGGAACTGCGGCCCGAGCCAGGTCGCGTAGGAGAACTGGATGCCGGAGAACACCACGTTGTGCAACGGCGCCGACGCGGTGCCGCCGCCGGCGACCAGCTGTTGCAGCACCGGCGCCTCGACGTCGGCGGAGCTCATCGTCTCGCCGGGGCGCGGGACGTAATACAGCTTGCTGTCACCCTGGTCGAGGAACCACTGGCCGGGAGTACTGGCGCTGAGGAACTGGAAGGCGTTCTCCACGCTCGTCGGCTGCTCGGTGATGGAGCTGCGGCCGACCAGGTTGTACGCGCGGCCGTCGGGGAACGAGCCGGCCCGGGCCGTGGAGTTGGTCCAGCACGGCTGCGCCATGGCCACCGCCGCGCCGCTGAACGAGGCGACCGGGCAGCGGGGCTCGGTCCAGGCGCCGAGACCGCCCCGGTAGACGAACTCCAGCTGCGGCTTGGCGCCGCTGGGATTGCGCCAGCCGGCCATCGTCGAGGCGCCGCCGCTGTAGCCGGTCGAGTTCTGACCGGTCAGGGCAGCCGGGAGGGCGCCGTTGGCCCGGGCCGCGCGGGAGCCGTTGACGTAGAGCTGCCGCGTCTGGAGGCCCGAGGGCGCCTGCGCGACCCAGATCGCGCTGCCGGTGCTCATCTGTTTCCAGCCGGTGATCTGGGCCGAGCCGGCCAGCACCGGATGGGCGCCGGTGTCCGCGGTCCAGATCACGTTGTGGCCGTTGGTGCCGGAGTCGGCGGCGGTCAATGTCAGGGGACTGTTCATGCGGTAGAAGCCGTCTTCCAGGACGACTGTCACGTCGGCGCTCATGTTCTGGTCCAGCGCACGGACCAGGGATTGCGCCTTGCCGATCGTCTGGACCGGGGCGGAGGCGGTACCAGGGTTGCTGTCGCTGCCGCTCGGCGAGACGTAGACCTGTCCGGTGACGGCATGGGCCTGTCCGGCGACCGCCGGCGTGGCGGCGCGGCCGATCGTCATCGATCCCGCCGCACCCAGAAGGGAGACCGTCGCCGCTGCGATCATCAGAGATCTGATACCGGGCGGCACAGAACGCTTTGTCATGCGGCGGAGTCAAGCAAACATCCGAGGTTTCGGCAATGGGATCCGAAAAGTGTGGGACTTGAACAGGGTTTCGTGGGGATTCATCATCGAACCTTGAGATCATTCATCCGACCCTTGTCGTGGACCGCGTGACGCAGTACCTTGCGCTGCGGAACCGAGTAAATCTACTTTACTAGCGGGAGCCCACGATGAGGCGACGTTCGCGAGCAATCACCGGGATCAGGACGTGGACCGCGGCCGTCGGGCTGGCGGTGGTGGCCGCGCTGCTGCCGCCGGTCGGGGCCGCCGCCCCGGCGCACGCGG harbors:
- a CDS encoding right-handed parallel beta-helix repeat-containing protein; translated protein: MIAAATVSLLGAAGSMTIGRAATPAVAGQAHAVTGQVYVSPSGSDSNPGTASAPVQTIGKAQSLVRALDQNMSADVTVVLEDGFYRMNSPLTLTAADSGTNGHNVIWTADTGAHPVLAGSAQITGWKQMSTGSAIWVAQAPSGLQTRQLYVNGSRAARANGALPAALTGQNSTGYSGGASTMAGWRNPSGAKPQLEFVYRGGLGAWTEPRCPVASFSGAAVAMAQPCWTNSTARAGSFPDGRAYNLVGRSSITEQPTSVENAFQFLSASTPGQWFLDQGDSKLYYVPRPGETMSSADVEAPVLQQLVAGGGTASAPLHNVVFSGIQFSYATWLGPQFHTQGTSDGFSEIQANYQVTGAKGAASQGLCHVPPSSYTLGSCPYAAWTQIPGNVSLTYDQHIQFTGDAFVHLGAAGLALGDGSQNDVVKDDVVTDVSGTGIELGNVDLPTATGASQTSGNSVTDNHVFDVPVEFHGGIGIDSGYTAHDTVSHNQIDHTPYTAISQGWGGWPDKEKEAPQANFSHDNAISNNLIFDHMSLLNDGGAIYTQGITGSSLANGEHVSGNDIHDQTGSGHVIYTDNGCTFETITGNAVSNNPNAQAWASRHSDYAPGATTTYDPTDVEGNYFQNPSGYTTGGGVTVANNTTITGLSQVPASIAANAGIEAAYKGVLSWTQAPLPPVSK